The following coding sequences are from one Lolium rigidum isolate FL_2022 chromosome 6, APGP_CSIRO_Lrig_0.1, whole genome shotgun sequence window:
- the LOC124662616 gene encoding B3 domain-containing protein Os03g0212300-like: MVKLRSQSQRDTGEMVPPDVAAFEFYRFLSYGISWEKLVLPDKFASELSGRELREMKLRVAGGGGRRAWDVEVNDNEYGDMYLGRGWREFAGANGLELGQLLVFRYDGAALLSVTVFEESECRRPYQQQEEEEEEQELTASVVELKEGNSPPATPARAPTGSGSSRRGTAEAGTDPESSQFSVMLRKCHLGQYRQQYLNVHAYFHEAHGYVQRSKVVLQMRGESWTVTLKHSRGGKRTEFRYGWHQFCLDNGLGLGDTCFFHALPEGCGRRGEDHAVLRVEVRKHEGTILP, from the exons ATGGTGAAGCTACGCTCTCAGAGTCAGAG AGACACCGGGGAAATGGTGCCGCCGGACGTAGCCGCCTTCGAGTTCTACAGGTTCTTGTCCTACGGAATCTCCTGGGAGAAACTG GTTCTTCCTGACAAGTTCGCGAGCGAGCTCAGCGGCCGTGAGCTCCGGGAGATGAAGCTGcgggtggccggcggcggagggcggcgcgCGTGGGACGTGGAGGTCAACGACAACGAGTACGGCGACATGTACCTCGGTCGCGGCTGGCGGGAGTTCGCAGGCGCCAACGGCCTGGAGCTCGGGCAGCTTCTCGTCTTCCGCTACGACGGCGCCGCGCTGCTCTCCGTCACGGTCTTCGAGGAATCTGAGTGCCGGAGACCCTaccagcagcaggaggaggaggaggaggagcaggag TTAACAGCGTCTGTGGTCGAACTAAAAGAAGGGAATTCTCCGCCGGCGACGCCGGCGCGGGCGCCGACAGGCAGTGGAAGCAGCCGCAGAGGCACGGCGGAGGCGGGCACCGACCCGGAGTCGTCGCAGTTCAGCGTGATGCTAAGAAAGTGCCACCTTGGCCAGTATCGGCAGCAGTACCTG AATGTGCATGCGTATTTCCATGAGGCCCACGGGTACGTGCAGCGGAGCAAGGTGGTGCTGCAGATGCGCGGGGAGTCGTGGACCGTAACCCTCAAGCACAGCCGCGGGGGGAAACGCACGGAGTTCAGGTACGGGTGGCACCAGTTTTGCCTCGACAACGGTCTCGGCCTCGGCGACACCTGCTTCTTCCATGCTCTCCCGGAGGGCTGCGGCCGCCGCGGTGAGGACCACGCCGTGCTCAGGGTTGAGGTGCGCAAGCATGAAGGCACCATTCTCCCGTGA